A window from Kovacikia minuta CCNUW1 encodes these proteins:
- a CDS encoding type II toxin-antitoxin system RelE family toxin, which yields MTYQVALSKRAERQLSKLDADTQALIGAAIDILTIDPRPSGVKKLKGEENVYRIRVRDYRILYEIQDDEPLILVIKIGHRRDVYC from the coding sequence GTGACCTACCAGGTTGCTTTGTCCAAACGGGCAGAACGCCAACTCAGCAAATTAGATGCTGATACCCAAGCTTTGATCGGTGCCGCAATTGATATTCTGACAATCGACCCTCGACCCTCTGGAGTGAAAAAACTCAAAGGCGAAGAGAACGTTTATCGTATTCGTGTGCGTGACTATCGGATCTTGTATGAAATTCAGGATGACGAACCACTGATCCTGGTGATCAAAATTGGGCATCGTCGTGACGTGTACTGTTGA
- a CDS encoding TIGR02710 family CRISPR-associated CARF protein, which translates to MKILLVTVGGSPKPILTTIETLQPDRVIFLCSAGSKGSESQVIGTGTPCEIRQGAEIVERLPNIPTQAKLTQFDPDRDLIRIQNPDDLSECYNAAVSTIRNLQQQEPNGHLTADYTGGTKTMSVALAMAALDYGVTLYLTTNTTRENLLRVERGEATERARTALIAVDRTIEQVLPRFLQQYNYPAAIAELNALLRSMELPTESSRRIRELRDCCLGLDAWDRFDHLEAWRSLQPYMKSSEIRLLGLFLKRVISSRAVIDSNFSSADGMNGHGYEIVEDLLLNAERRAAQDRYDDAVGRLYRALELLAQIHLLQTYDIKTGNVDMQKLPEFLHEKYTDPAVRSRDGKVQLALTRSYVLLSELPDDSLGQLYLEYADRIQNALQIRNYSLFAHGFTPITKVAYQNLNEVFFDFIQSGIAAIAASAQLTTASQFPKQLSL; encoded by the coding sequence ATGAAAATCCTTCTGGTCACCGTTGGCGGTTCTCCCAAACCGATTCTCACCACGATCGAAACCCTTCAGCCCGATCGGGTCATCTTCCTTTGCTCGGCTGGCTCTAAGGGCAGCGAATCGCAGGTTATCGGCACCGGAACCCCCTGCGAAATTCGTCAGGGTGCAGAAATTGTGGAACGCCTGCCGAACATTCCCACCCAGGCAAAACTGACCCAGTTTGACCCCGATCGGGATCTCATTCGCATCCAAAATCCCGATGATCTCTCCGAATGCTATAACGCCGCTGTCAGCACCATTCGTAACCTTCAGCAGCAAGAACCAAACGGTCATCTGACCGCTGATTACACAGGCGGCACTAAAACGATGTCCGTTGCCCTGGCAATGGCAGCCCTCGATTATGGTGTCACCCTCTACCTCACCACCAATACCACCCGTGAAAACCTGCTCCGGGTCGAACGTGGAGAGGCAACCGAACGCGCCCGCACTGCCCTGATCGCCGTTGATCGCACGATCGAACAGGTGCTGCCCCGCTTTCTCCAGCAATATAACTACCCCGCCGCGATCGCCGAACTCAATGCTCTTTTAAGGAGTATGGAGCTTCCCACAGAATCGAGCCGTCGCATCCGAGAATTACGCGACTGCTGTTTGGGGTTGGATGCCTGGGACCGATTTGACCATCTGGAAGCCTGGCGATCGCTCCAGCCCTACATGAAATCAAGTGAGATCCGTCTTTTGGGATTGTTTCTGAAACGTGTGATCAGCAGTCGCGCTGTTATTGACTCCAATTTTTCCAGTGCCGATGGCATGAACGGTCACGGTTATGAAATTGTCGAAGATCTGCTTCTAAATGCCGAACGCCGTGCCGCTCAAGACCGTTACGATGATGCAGTCGGGCGGCTCTACCGCGCCCTGGAACTTCTGGCACAGATTCACCTACTGCAAACCTATGACATCAAAACGGGCAATGTGGATATGCAAAAATTGCCCGAATTTCTACATGAGAAATACACCGATCCTGCCGTGCGATCGCGTGATGGCAAAGTGCAATTAGCACTCACGCGCAGCTATGTGCTGTTGAGTGAGCTACCCGACGATTCCCTCGGCCAGCTTTATTTGGAGTATGCAGATCGGATTCAAAACGCTTTACAAATCCGTAACTATTCCCTTTTTGCCCACGGTTTCACTCCCATTACCAAAGTGGCATATCAAAATCTCAACGAGGTGTTTTTTGATTTCATTCAGTCCGGAATTGCTGCCATTGCCGCTTCTGCCCAGTTGACAACAGCATCCCAATTCCCCAAACAATTAAGCCTGTAG
- a CDS encoding DUF2281 domain-containing protein, with protein sequence MTCSLSEKAVMTAKEKLLQVIEHTPEPLITEALHYLEYLIEKYAEEQEEEEDLKDLEVIRAEMANEGTVPWDKVKQELGL encoded by the coding sequence ATGACTTGTAGTCTTTCAGAAAAAGCCGTGATGACCGCTAAAGAGAAGCTGCTGCAAGTCATAGAGCATACGCCAGAGCCATTAATTACTGAGGCATTACACTATCTTGAATATTTAATTGAAAAATATGCTGAGGAACAGGAAGAGGAAGAAGACCTGAAAGACTTAGAAGTCATCCGAGCAGAAATGGCTAATGAGGGTACAGTTCCCTGGGATAAGGTCAAACAGGAGTTAGGTTTGTGA